In the Candidatus Baltobacteraceae bacterium genome, ATGGCAACGGCGTATCCGTCAATAAGGGCGCTTCGTGTTTCTATACGGGTCAGCGACCGATTTGATTCATTCCTACGATATGAACCTGAGAATAGGCTTACTCGCTTGTTGCGCGCACCCTTCCCCGAAGGCGGCGGGGGGCAGATTCACGTATTGAGTAGGGGCATGAGCGCGAAACTCGATATCGGGCGCACCTTTAGCAGGCAGAGCCGCGTCGAAGAGTGGATGACCGCCGAGAAGGCCGGCAACAAAGGTGCGGACGTCCTCTCCACCCCGATGCTGGTCCAACTGATCGAAGAAGCCGCAATGGCCTGCGTCGCGCCCGCCTTGGCGGCCGACGAGATCACCCTCGGGACCCATATCGACCTGGAGCACCACAAGCCGGTGCCCGTTGGATTCATCGTGCGGACCGAGGTTGAGGTGGTCTTGGTGGACGGGCCGCGGATCAGTTTTGCCGTCGCCGTGTTCGACGAACAAGAGGCCGTAGCCGAGGGAACGCACGAGCGGTACGTTATCGATCGAGCAAAATTTCGCGCAAAGCTTGAAGATAAGCTCGCTTAACGCTACATTTACAGGAAGTAGCGGGCGAGTGAAAGAGCCCCAGCCGACAAAGGTAGCCAATATGGGTGGAAAAACCGTCGGTTACATTGGAGGGGGGGCAATCTGCTGTTCCCGAAGAGATTAATAGCCTTTGTTTTTGGGTATGGGCCCTGCGACGAAACCCAAGCTTGGTTCGCCGTGGGGTCAAGTCCGTGAGAACGGGCCCGAAGGCAAGCTGAGGTCTCATTCTAACTAGGAGGAAACATTGAAACGACTGAGCACCGGAGTCCTCGCCGTGCTGTTCGCAGCCGGTCTTGGACTTAACGCGGTCGCCGCTCCGTCGAATCCTGCATCGCAAGGCAACCTCGGACCCAATGCGATCGCTCAGGCTTCGTCGAGCACGACTGCTATGCCG is a window encoding:
- a CDS encoding hotdog domain-containing protein, yielding MSAKLDIGRTFSRQSRVEEWMTAEKAGNKGADVLSTPMLVQLIEEAAMACVAPALAADEITLGTHIDLEHHKPVPVGFIVRTEVEVVLVDGPRISFAVAVFDEQEAVAEGTHERYVIDRAKFRAKLEDKLA